One Helianthus annuus cultivar XRQ/B chromosome 7, HanXRQr2.0-SUNRISE, whole genome shotgun sequence genomic region harbors:
- the LOC118480590 gene encoding probable aldo-keto reductase 3 encodes MDSGMLCMSELDLSIPRFQNMDHNKTIFERVNEMATRKGCTAAQLALAWAHHLGTDVVPIPGTTKLENFNQNVGALSVKLTPEDMIELEPFASSDVVEGGRNGYMQMTWINSDTPTLTSWKRN; translated from the exons ATGGATAGTGGCATGTTGTGCATGAGTGAATTAGACTTG AGTATACCAAGGTTTCAGAATATGGACCACAATAAGACTATATTCGAGCGGGTGAATGAGATGGCTACAAGGAAAGGGTGCACTGCAGCTCAACTAGCCCTAGCCTGGGCACACCACCTAGGAACTGATGTTGTTCCAATACCAGGGACCACAAAACTTGAAAACTTTAACCAAAACGTTGGTGCTTTGTCTGTTAAGTTAACCCCAGAGGACATGATAGAACTCGAGCCATTTGCTTCAAGTGATGTAGTGGAGGGGGGAAGGAATGGATACATGCAAATGACATGGATAAACTCGGATACTCCTACGTTGACATCTTGGAAACGTAATTAA
- the LOC110890615 gene encoding IN2-2 protein, whose amino-acid sequence MASVVPKVKLGSQGLLVSAQGLGCMGMSGNYGPPKPEPHMIKLIHHAIDSGVTFLDTSDFYGPHTNEILIGKALKEKGLREKVQIATKFGIRWIDGKPDVCGDPAYVRSACEASLKRLQVDCIDLYYIHRIDIRVPIEVTMGELKKLVEEGKVKYVGLSEASASTIRRAHAVHPVTAIQNEWSLWSRDLEDEIIPTCR is encoded by the exons ATGGCTTCAGTGGTGCCAAAAGTGAAACTAGGTTCACAAGGTCTACTTGTTTCAGCACAGGGACTAGGTTGCATGGGTATGTCCGGGAACTACGGACCCCCCAAACCCGAACCCCATATGATCAAACTCATTCACCATGCCATTGACTCCGGCGTCACCTTCCTTGACACATCCGACTTCTACGGTCCTCACACCAACGAAATTCTCATCGGCAAG GCTTTGAAAGAAAAAGGACTTAGAGAGAAAGTTCAAATTGCTACCAAATTTGGGATACGATGGATAGATGGAAAACCAGACGTTTGTGGCGATCCAGCCTATGTCCGGTCAGCTTGTGAAGCTAGCTTGAAGAGACTTCAAGTTGATTGTATTGATCTCTACTATATTCATAGGATTGATATCCGAGTCCCAATCGAAGTCACG ATGGGAGAGCTCAAGAAACTGGTTGAGGAAGGGAAAGTGAAGTATGTGGGATTATCAGAAGCATCTGCCTCTACAATCAGAAGGGCTCATGCGGTTCACCCAGTAACAGCCATACAGAACGAGTGGTCTTTATGGTCAAGAGATTTGGAAGATGAAATTATTCCCACTTGCAGGTGA
- the LOC110890610 gene encoding uncharacterized protein LOC110890610 has product MDTSQIQHHQPQPPPTAVISTESINISIENLIKSCKRRRKWEFFSGSTKQTSNNKSPWRNRLTGFLESTPVHIIAIVLLVVDLVMVVLELSKTIVSCPASNRINKKVDLWYHWIGIGILVILATKSVALVVGCGSSFFKRPGLVADGVVLIGALLSEILLERVGVGLIVVVSLWRVLRVVESAFELSDAAIEAQITSILCQFELLQEENVRLNRIIEELQEQLDNRV; this is encoded by the coding sequence ATGGATACATCTCAAATCCAACACCACCAACCGCAACCGCCCCCAACTGCAGTAATATCAACCGAATCAATCAACATATCCATCGAAAATCTAATCAAATCCTGCAAAAGACGGCGGAAATGGGAGTTCTTCTCAGGATCAACCAAACAAACTTCCAACAACAAATCTCCTTGGAGAAACCGTTTAACAGGTTTCCTAGAATCAACCCCGGTTCATATCATTGCCATTGTGTTGCTAGTCGTTGATCTTGTTATGGTAGTTCTGGAACTCTCGAAAACTATCGTTTCTTGTCCCGCAAGCAACAGAATTAACAAGAAAGTAGATCTTTGGTACCATTGGATAGGAATTGGGATCTTGGTCATTCTTGCTACCAAAAGTGTGGCACTAGTAGTTGGGTGCGGGAGTTCGTTTTTCAAGCGCCCTGGGTTGGTTGCTGATGGCGTGGTTTTGATTGGCGCATTGTTGTCTGAAATTTTGTTGGAACGGGTTGGGGTTGGGTTGATTGTTGTGGTGAGCTTGTGGCGGGTTTTGAGGGTTGTTGAGAGCGCTTTTGAGCTGAGTGATGCAGCTATTGAAGCGCAGATAACAAGTATATTATGTCAGTTTGAGTTGCTTCAAGAAGAAAATGTAAGGCTCAACAGGATTATAGAAGAACTGCAAGAACAACTCGATAATCGAGTTTAG